The following proteins are co-located in the Bacillus pumilus genome:
- a CDS encoding barstar family protein, with protein MKKVRLDGAICRSQEELHDQLKTVLHLPDYYGKNLDALWDCLTGEVNLPVELTWVNFQTSKDALGHYAESLRQLFQEAEEELKGQFQVNIQ; from the coding sequence ATGAAAAAAGTGCGGCTGGACGGTGCGATATGCAGGTCGCAAGAGGAGCTTCATGACCAACTAAAAACAGTTTTGCACCTTCCTGACTACTACGGGAAAAACCTTGATGCCCTTTGGGACTGTTTAACAGGAGAAGTGAATCTTCCTGTAGAGCTTACATGGGTGAATTTTCAAACAAGTAAAGACGCTCTTGGCCATTATGCAGAGAGCTTGCGGCAGTTATTTCAAGAAGCAGAAGAGGAACTGAAGGGACAATTTCAAGTGAACATTCAATAA
- a CDS encoding threonine synthase: MLKETYVCASCHAVYPSTPDIWRCPCGGLLNVDWERPAFSKEHIRSEWPGMWRYAGALPFHSENSVWKEITMGEGYTPLVPLSQEDPHTFVKVDYMMPTLSFKDRGAAVLIAKAKEWGVKKVIADSSGNAGTSIAAYAKRAQVECDIFLGAGTSPKKIAQIKAHEANIRMVDGTREDVAKAAQLAVQQEGTFYASHVFNPYFYEGTKTYAYEIWEQLRGVPDTLIIPAGNGTLLLGVYQGFCELLAEGLIEVLPKIVAVQAENCAPLAQAFHEQCLEKVTVQNKGTIAEGIAIAAPERATQILHAIKQTNGYIVTANEKEIKAAHTALAAKGFYVEPTTAANYAGYLKHEKAAHELIVMPLCGAGLKAV, from the coding sequence ATGTTAAAAGAAACCTATGTTTGTGCTTCATGTCACGCAGTCTATCCAAGTACACCTGATATTTGGAGATGTCCGTGTGGCGGTTTATTGAATGTAGACTGGGAGAGGCCAGCATTTTCAAAGGAACATATTCGAAGTGAATGGCCTGGGATGTGGAGGTATGCGGGCGCACTGCCTTTTCATTCTGAAAACAGTGTGTGGAAAGAGATCACAATGGGAGAAGGATATACGCCGCTTGTGCCGTTATCCCAAGAAGATCCGCATACATTTGTGAAAGTCGATTACATGATGCCTACGCTTTCTTTTAAAGATCGAGGAGCAGCTGTCCTGATCGCAAAGGCGAAAGAGTGGGGCGTCAAAAAGGTCATTGCTGATAGCAGCGGAAACGCAGGAACATCTATTGCCGCCTATGCGAAGCGTGCTCAGGTGGAATGTGATATTTTCCTAGGGGCAGGCACTTCACCGAAAAAAATCGCTCAAATAAAGGCACATGAAGCGAATATTCGTATGGTAGATGGAACCCGCGAGGATGTGGCAAAGGCAGCGCAGCTCGCAGTTCAGCAAGAAGGTACGTTTTATGCTAGTCATGTATTTAATCCGTACTTTTATGAGGGAACAAAAACGTACGCTTACGAAATATGGGAACAGCTTAGAGGCGTGCCGGATACCCTGATCATTCCTGCCGGTAATGGTACACTCTTATTAGGTGTGTACCAAGGTTTCTGTGAACTGTTAGCGGAAGGTCTCATAGAGGTTTTGCCAAAAATCGTCGCGGTTCAAGCAGAAAACTGTGCTCCACTTGCACAAGCTTTTCATGAGCAGTGTCTTGAGAAAGTAACGGTTCAAAATAAAGGAACGATCGCTGAGGGCATTGCGATTGCAGCACCTGAACGTGCAACACAAATCCTTCACGCCATCAAGCAGACAAATGGATATATCGTGACAGCAAACGAGAAAGAAATCAAAGCGGCGCACACAGCACTTGCGGCAAAAGGGTTTTACGTTGAACCGACAACAGCTGCCAATTATGCTGGCTATTTGAAGCATGAAAAAGCGGCACATGAACTGATTGTGATGCCACTATGCGGAGCGGGTTTAAAAGCAGTTTAA
- a CDS encoding siderophore ABC transporter substrate-binding protein, translated as MKKWIWMMTVLTAIVVLAACGNQGKTEGTNEETVTVKDMLNKDGVKIKKNPKKVVVFDMGSLDTLDKLGVNVTALPKQVVPTYLSKYEGGKYENVGGLKEPNFEKIAELNPDLIIIQHRQADAFDEFTKIAPTILMDVDTANYMESFKKNATTLGEIFDKEDEVKKELAAIDQKVDALKKQAKELKQNGLVIMANDSKMTAFGSKSRYGLIHDVFGITPADRKLEPSDKHGQSISYEYMVKTNPDFLFVVDRGAAIGEETSAKQLVENDYVKSVKAIKNNHVVYLNSDMWYLSGGGLESLTAMIDEVKQGIEQK; from the coding sequence ATGAAAAAATGGATATGGATGATGACTGTATTAACAGCGATTGTTGTACTCGCTGCCTGCGGTAACCAAGGGAAAACAGAAGGAACAAATGAGGAAACCGTGACGGTAAAAGACATGTTGAATAAAGATGGCGTGAAAATCAAGAAAAACCCGAAAAAAGTCGTCGTGTTTGATATGGGAAGTCTTGATACGCTGGACAAACTAGGTGTGAATGTGACAGCTTTACCAAAACAAGTCGTGCCAACATATTTATCCAAATATGAAGGTGGCAAATATGAGAATGTCGGCGGCTTAAAAGAGCCGAACTTTGAAAAAATTGCAGAGCTCAACCCGGATTTGATCATTATTCAGCACCGTCAAGCAGATGCATTCGACGAATTTACTAAAATTGCTCCTACGATTTTGATGGATGTAGACACTGCCAACTATATGGAATCATTTAAAAAGAATGCCACGACGTTAGGGGAGATTTTTGATAAGGAAGATGAAGTCAAAAAAGAACTTGCAGCCATTGATCAAAAAGTGGATGCATTAAAGAAACAAGCAAAAGAGTTGAAACAAAATGGGTTGGTGATCATGGCGAACGACAGCAAAATGACTGCCTTTGGATCTAAATCAAGATATGGTCTCATCCATGATGTGTTTGGTATCACACCGGCAGATCGAAAGCTTGAGCCATCTGATAAACACGGCCAAAGCATTTCGTATGAGTACATGGTCAAAACGAATCCAGATTTCTTATTTGTCGTTGATCGAGGCGCAGCGATCGGAGAGGAAACGTCTGCGAAACAGCTTGTTGAAAATGATTATGTGAAATCAGTTAAAGCGATCAAAAACAATCATGTGGTGTATTTGAACTCAGATATGTGGTATTTATCTGGCGGCGGCCTTGAATCATTGACTGCCATGATTGATGAAGTGAAGCAAGGAATTGAACAAAAATAA
- a CDS encoding ABC transporter permease produces the protein MKLYQLSLLFVCLACASLFVGVQDLSILQLFHLTDGQMHTLLSSRIPRLMSIVLAGMSLSLCGFIMQSMTRNKFVSPTTAGTMDWAKLGILAAMLVFTHASPLTKMGIAFLFTLAGNLLFLKILRHIKVNDTIYVPLVGLMFGGIVSAISTFIAYKYDLIQNVSAWLQGDFSLIVQGRYELLYVSVPLLIIAYLYADRFTVAGMGESFAVNLGLTYKRVMAVGLVIVSMITSVTILTVGMLPFLGLIIPNIVSIYRGDHLKKSLPHTALLGAIFVLICDVLGRVIIYPYEISVGLMVGIIGSAIFLYMLLRRKRYA, from the coding sequence ATGAAGTTGTATCAATTAAGTTTGTTATTTGTGTGTTTGGCATGTGCATCACTGTTTGTCGGTGTACAGGATCTGTCTATTTTACAGCTGTTTCATTTAACAGATGGACAAATGCATACCTTATTGTCAAGTCGCATCCCACGGCTGATGAGTATTGTGCTTGCTGGCATGAGCCTTAGTTTATGCGGCTTTATTATGCAAAGCATGACAAGGAATAAATTTGTTTCACCAACCACAGCAGGAACAATGGATTGGGCCAAGCTTGGTATTTTAGCAGCTATGCTCGTTTTTACACATGCGAGCCCGCTCACGAAAATGGGCATCGCATTTTTATTTACTCTAGCTGGCAATCTCCTATTCTTAAAAATCCTTCGCCATATTAAGGTGAACGATACGATCTATGTACCGTTAGTCGGATTAATGTTTGGCGGGATCGTCAGTGCAATATCTACGTTTATCGCCTATAAATATGATCTGATCCAAAACGTATCTGCATGGCTTCAAGGGGATTTTTCTCTTATTGTTCAGGGGCGTTATGAACTGCTCTATGTGAGTGTTCCACTTTTGATCATTGCGTATTTATATGCTGACCGCTTTACAGTGGCTGGTATGGGCGAGAGCTTTGCTGTCAACTTAGGTTTAACGTATAAACGTGTGATGGCGGTTGGTTTGGTGATCGTTTCGATGATTACGTCTGTCACCATTTTAACAGTCGGAATGCTGCCATTTCTCGGCTTAATCATTCCTAATATTGTATCGATCTATCGAGGCGATCACTTGAAAAAAAGCCTCCCGCATACAGCCTTACTAGGTGCCATTTTTGTTCTGATTTGTGATGTGCTCGGAAGGGTGATCATTTATCCATATGAAATTTCAGTTGGGCTCATGGTAGGCATCATCGGAAGTGCGATCTTCCTGTACATGCTATTAAGGAGGAAACGCTATGCATAA
- a CDS encoding MFS transporter translates to MIPASKEETAQRSMIPFIFVLFGLFMITTAVNLQVPLYTAYADQAGYGKAATALVFAAYVFGLIPVLLFLGGISDRAGRKPILLVALCFSLCATLLMVVHPSIQMLFAARMLQGVGLGLSVGTCTAYLIALYPEKSGWIPTFIALCSSVGFGGGALFTALLSFQSVSLTPLSYWIVLVFLMLTIVGVFFFVPPIQGNASKPMMNMPRFPKGTMPANLAIAIAWSVCGLVISILPAQLQLNGYELWVGPALFFINIAGVLMQPFVRKMNSSAALRVGFICLPCGYGLLLFGANGGSIFLVLAGTMLAGTACYGFTYLGGLQLIVKRGKKEAARAVAGYYLFAYLGLGIPSVFVGLFADMYGTQTVLTLFFLVVLAACLILFISGFRRKQK, encoded by the coding sequence ATGATTCCTGCATCAAAAGAAGAAACGGCACAACGATCCATGATCCCGTTTATTTTCGTTTTATTTGGTCTTTTCATGATTACGACCGCTGTGAATCTGCAAGTGCCTCTTTATACGGCGTATGCAGATCAAGCGGGGTATGGAAAGGCGGCAACAGCACTTGTGTTTGCTGCGTATGTATTCGGACTTATTCCAGTATTGCTTTTTCTCGGCGGCATTTCTGACCGGGCTGGACGCAAACCCATTTTATTGGTCGCGCTTTGCTTTTCGTTATGTGCCACCCTTTTGATGGTCGTGCATCCTTCCATACAGATGCTCTTTGCTGCCCGGATGCTGCAAGGAGTGGGTCTTGGTCTAAGTGTTGGAACATGCACGGCCTATTTGATTGCTTTATATCCAGAGAAATCAGGCTGGATACCAACTTTTATTGCATTATGTAGTTCGGTTGGATTTGGGGGAGGTGCTCTTTTTACAGCGCTTCTTTCTTTTCAAAGTGTGTCGCTCACACCGCTTAGCTATTGGATTGTTTTGGTCTTTTTGATGCTGACGATTGTTGGTGTATTCTTTTTTGTGCCGCCTATACAAGGAAATGCGAGTAAACCGATGATGAATATGCCAAGGTTTCCAAAAGGGACGATGCCGGCGAACTTGGCGATTGCCATCGCATGGTCAGTGTGTGGGCTTGTGATTTCTATTTTGCCAGCACAGCTGCAATTAAATGGATATGAATTATGGGTAGGGCCGGCGCTGTTTTTTATTAATATAGCAGGTGTCCTCATGCAGCCCTTTGTTCGTAAGATGAACAGCAGTGCAGCGCTCCGGGTGGGTTTTATCTGTCTTCCGTGCGGATATGGCCTGCTGCTGTTCGGCGCAAATGGCGGGTCCATCTTCCTTGTACTTGCCGGGACCATGCTTGCGGGCACTGCTTGCTATGGATTTACTTACTTAGGTGGTCTTCAGCTGATTGTCAAGCGAGGGAAGAAGGAGGCGGCTAGAGCGGTTGCAGGATATTACTTGTTTGCTTACTTAGGTCTTGGCATTCCGAGTGTTTTTGTCGGTCTCTTTGCTGATATGTACGGTACTCAGACGGTGTTAACCCTCTTTTTCTTGGTCGTTTTGGCCGCCTGTCTCATACTGTTTATCTCAGGTTTCAGACGGAAACAAAAGTGA
- a CDS encoding iron ABC transporter ATP-binding protein gives MVVMKGVSKTYNGKTVLHKTTVSVKKGQLTSLIGPNGAGKSTLLSIMSRLIQPDTGAAYLEDKPYSAYPPQELAKKMSILKQSNHMSVRLTVRELVSFGRFPYSQGHLTKEDEKMIDVSLQYMRLVDIQHQYLDELSGGQRQRAFIAMVLAQDTDYIFLDEPLNNLDMNHSVEMMKLFKQLVHDLGKTIVVVLHDINFASVYSDHIVALKDGQVIQEGGVDEVIQTDALEQIYDMRIPIEVIRGERICLYFS, from the coding sequence ATGGTCGTGATGAAGGGAGTCAGTAAGACATATAACGGAAAAACAGTGCTTCACAAAACAACTGTCAGTGTGAAAAAAGGACAGCTGACCTCTCTCATTGGTCCAAATGGTGCGGGCAAGAGCACGCTTTTGTCCATCATGAGCCGCCTGATTCAGCCAGACACAGGTGCAGCTTATTTAGAAGACAAACCATATAGTGCGTATCCTCCGCAGGAGCTTGCGAAAAAGATGAGTATTTTAAAGCAGTCCAATCACATGAGTGTGCGCCTGACCGTACGGGAGCTTGTCAGCTTTGGCCGTTTTCCTTACTCACAAGGCCATCTGACAAAAGAGGATGAGAAGATGATCGATGTGTCTCTTCAATACATGAGGCTCGTCGATATTCAGCATCAATACTTAGATGAACTAAGCGGCGGACAAAGGCAAAGAGCCTTTATTGCGATGGTACTGGCTCAGGATACGGATTATATTTTCCTAGATGAGCCTTTAAACAATTTGGACATGAATCATTCTGTTGAGATGATGAAGCTGTTTAAGCAGCTCGTCCATGATCTCGGGAAAACGATTGTTGTGGTTCTCCATGATATTAACTTTGCATCTGTGTATTCTGATCATATCGTCGCCTTAAAAGATGGACAGGTGATCCAAGAAGGCGGAGTAGATGAAGTGATTCAAACAGATGCACTTGAACAAATTTATGACATGCGCATACCGATTGAAGTCATTCGTGGTGAGCGTATTTGCTTATATTTTTCTTAA
- a CDS encoding helix-turn-helix transcriptional regulator has product MSEVKYQFNRYIPIAKTIAHMFGPSCEVVIHDLTQPQSSVIFTINNHVTGREIGQSFDHLVKQVLLSDEFGEDYLAGYEIKTEDGRTIKASTTLLRDDKEQVIGALCINYDMSAVSHVKELIEELVPGLSKKVPATQRNEDKDSLQSVDEIADRLIEQIISHQKGSLKKRQEKIELIRFMDEKGIFLMKGSVDKVAERLGISKVTVYSYLDELKKIKESEETS; this is encoded by the coding sequence ATGTCAGAAGTGAAATATCAATTCAATCGCTACATACCAATCGCTAAAACGATTGCGCATATGTTTGGCCCTTCTTGTGAAGTGGTCATTCATGATCTGACCCAGCCGCAATCGTCTGTCATTTTTACGATCAACAATCATGTAACAGGGAGAGAGATCGGACAGTCCTTTGATCATCTAGTGAAACAGGTCCTCTTGTCGGATGAATTTGGCGAAGATTATTTAGCCGGCTATGAAATAAAAACAGAGGATGGAAGAACCATCAAAGCGTCTACAACGCTGCTCCGTGATGACAAGGAGCAGGTGATTGGTGCGCTGTGTATCAATTACGACATGAGTGCAGTCAGTCATGTGAAAGAATTGATTGAAGAGCTCGTCCCTGGCTTATCAAAAAAGGTGCCGGCAACGCAGCGTAATGAAGACAAGGATTCACTGCAAAGTGTAGATGAAATTGCGGATCGCCTCATCGAACAAATTATTTCTCATCAAAAAGGATCATTAAAAAAACGTCAAGAAAAAATTGAACTCATACGTTTTATGGATGAGAAAGGTATTTTCCTCATGAAAGGCTCTGTGGATAAAGTAGCGGAGCGTTTAGGTATATCAAAGGTGACAGTTTACAGCTATTTAGACGAATTGAAGAAAATAAAAGAATCAGAGGAAACATCGTAA
- the pdxR gene encoding MocR-like pyridoxine biosynthesis transcription factor PdxR, with amino-acid sequence MYIHLDHSSSTPLWQQIVTGIIQKIHSQRLNPNDQLTPTRVLAQELNVSRSTVQLAYDELLARGYVSTSRRGGTKVISSDQYAASTPHQSEPPFALPVRPHFDEAEKQMEHWLSANQFHEKLNIDFRHQEPAIDEHFQNIWKRSLMKALQRLDLKDWGYSSPHGLWEVRSEIRQYLSVERGIDVEEDQMVLTGGTQQAIDLISQVLLKKGDTVAVEDPGFPGARLSFLHREMNIHPAPVDEEGMIVNALPGRTKLIAVTPSHQRPTGVCMSVNRRQQLIQFAVSHQSYILEDDFDGDYRYHGGPLPSLFSEAPDHVLYILSFSKVLAPGIRLAAIIGSKAVIKEIAALQSLIQRQLPIMEQITLASFFREGEFTRYVRRMRQLYKKRQAAMMEALLIHQFDKHFHLYGTDTGLHVFLEGAPHFDEKGSIAAAKDAGVGIYPLSPYCYQSNRKGLLLGFACTDEEMIQEGVRRLKQTLHI; translated from the coding sequence ATGTATATTCATTTAGACCACTCAAGCTCTACCCCGCTATGGCAGCAAATCGTGACTGGTATCATTCAAAAAATTCATTCACAAAGACTGAATCCTAACGATCAGTTAACGCCGACACGCGTGTTAGCACAGGAGCTAAACGTATCAAGATCAACCGTACAGCTTGCCTATGATGAACTGCTGGCAAGAGGCTATGTCAGCACATCTAGAAGAGGCGGGACAAAGGTTATCTCAAGTGACCAATACGCCGCTTCCACTCCCCATCAAAGTGAGCCGCCCTTTGCACTTCCCGTTAGGCCTCATTTTGACGAGGCTGAAAAACAAATGGAGCACTGGCTCTCGGCCAATCAATTTCATGAGAAGCTCAATATCGACTTTCGCCATCAAGAGCCAGCCATCGACGAACATTTTCAAAACATATGGAAACGCTCGCTTATGAAAGCATTACAGCGCTTAGACTTGAAGGATTGGGGCTATTCTTCCCCGCACGGATTATGGGAAGTACGCTCAGAAATACGCCAATATTTATCTGTTGAACGCGGAATCGATGTAGAAGAAGATCAAATGGTGTTAACAGGGGGCACGCAGCAAGCCATTGACTTGATTTCACAAGTCCTGCTCAAAAAAGGCGATACGGTCGCTGTTGAAGATCCAGGTTTTCCTGGGGCAAGGCTTTCGTTTTTACATCGTGAAATGAACATTCACCCCGCACCAGTAGATGAAGAAGGAATGATTGTGAACGCACTGCCCGGACGAACCAAGCTGATCGCAGTGACGCCTTCCCATCAGCGTCCAACAGGTGTATGTATGAGTGTAAACAGAAGACAGCAATTGATACAGTTTGCTGTCAGCCACCAGTCTTATATATTAGAGGATGATTTTGATGGGGATTATCGTTATCATGGCGGGCCGCTTCCTTCCTTATTTTCAGAAGCACCCGATCATGTGTTATACATCTTAAGCTTTTCAAAGGTGCTGGCACCCGGCATACGCCTTGCTGCAATCATCGGCTCCAAAGCTGTCATCAAAGAAATCGCTGCGCTGCAATCACTCATCCAAAGACAGCTGCCGATCATGGAACAAATTACACTTGCTTCATTCTTCAGAGAAGGAGAATTCACGCGATATGTCAGGCGAATGAGACAGCTTTATAAAAAAAGGCAGGCGGCTATGATGGAAGCCCTTTTGATACATCAATTTGACAAACACTTCCACTTATATGGAACCGATACTGGCCTTCATGTCTTTTTAGAAGGAGCGCCACACTTTGATGAAAAAGGCAGTATTGCGGCTGCTAAAGACGCTGGTGTCGGAATTTATCCATTAAGCCCCTATTGTTATCAAAGCAATAGAAAGGGATTGCTGCTTGGTTTCGCCTGTACAGATGAAGAAATGATTCAAGAGGGCGTGCGCCGTTTAAAGCAAACACTTCACATCTAA
- a CDS encoding cupin domain-containing protein encodes MKSIHLKDKLTTFTEHWSPKVIAEMNDVQFKLVKIQGEFVWHQHDDTDEVFLVIDGQMGIEFRDGKVELHAGEMFVIPKGKEHKPYAKEECHVMLVEPRGVVNTGDASSKLTAENDVWI; translated from the coding sequence TTGAAATCAATTCATCTAAAAGACAAACTCACAACATTTACTGAGCACTGGTCACCGAAGGTCATCGCAGAGATGAATGATGTGCAATTTAAGCTAGTGAAAATACAAGGGGAATTCGTTTGGCATCAGCATGATGATACGGACGAAGTGTTTCTCGTCATTGATGGCCAGATGGGAATTGAGTTTAGAGATGGCAAGGTCGAACTGCATGCAGGAGAAATGTTCGTGATCCCAAAAGGAAAAGAACACAAACCATACGCCAAAGAAGAATGTCATGTCATGCTGGTTGAACCGCGGGGAGTTGTCAATACAGGGGATGCCTCTTCTAAGCTGACAGCAGAAAATGATGTGTGGATTTAA
- a CDS encoding LCP family protein, with the protein MKEKTRSKRRLRPWVKVVLFIMAFVMLMAVSVTGYAYYKISKASNKAQVSLERGDTSQKRVKAFDPGKDSFSVLLLGIDSRPGETVDEARSDAVLLAAVNRTEKTIKLLSIPRDSYVDIPGRGYDKIAHAHAFGSADLSVKTVENVLNIPVDYVISGNFKAFQDIVDELNGIEVTIEDEGIAKQMEKDSKGKVHVQTGTHTLNGEEALAFVRTRKADSDLMRGKRQMEALQAIFEKSKSISSIPSYDNIIDTLGDNVSTNLSMKQFIGLFPLLSSLKSVETIQLKGHDYQPGNVYYFELDGAGLEEVRTELREQLELS; encoded by the coding sequence ATGAAGGAGAAAACAAGATCAAAAAGAAGGCTGAGACCTTGGGTGAAAGTCGTGCTGTTTATCATGGCATTTGTCATGTTGATGGCGGTATCTGTGACAGGATACGCATATTATAAAATTTCAAAAGCGTCGAATAAGGCGCAAGTCTCGTTAGAAAGAGGAGACACCTCGCAAAAGCGTGTGAAAGCTTTTGATCCAGGGAAGGATAGCTTTTCGGTGCTGCTGCTTGGAATTGACAGTCGTCCAGGTGAAACGGTAGATGAAGCAAGAAGTGATGCGGTCTTACTGGCGGCGGTGAACCGAACAGAGAAAACCATCAAGCTCCTCAGTATTCCTCGTGATTCTTATGTAGATATTCCGGGAAGAGGATATGATAAAATCGCCCACGCCCATGCGTTTGGGAGTGCAGATTTGTCAGTCAAAACGGTAGAAAACGTGTTGAATATTCCGGTAGACTATGTGATTTCAGGAAACTTTAAGGCGTTTCAAGACATTGTAGACGAGCTAAATGGAATTGAAGTAACGATTGAAGATGAAGGCATCGCCAAACAAATGGAAAAGGATTCAAAGGGGAAAGTTCATGTGCAAACAGGCACACATACACTGAATGGCGAAGAAGCATTAGCCTTTGTGAGAACGAGAAAGGCAGATAGTGACCTCATGCGTGGAAAGCGCCAAATGGAAGCACTTCAAGCCATCTTTGAAAAATCTAAATCCATTTCTTCGATCCCGTCATATGACAACATCATTGATACACTCGGTGATAACGTCTCAACCAATTTGTCCATGAAGCAGTTTATCGGACTTTTCCCGTTACTAAGCTCATTGAAATCAGTGGAGACCATTCAGTTAAAGGGACATGATTATCAGCCTGGGAATGTGTATTACTTTGAGTTAGATGGAGCAGGGTTGGAAGAAGTCAGAACAGAGCTGAGAGAACAGCTTGAATTATCATAA
- a CDS encoding iron chelate uptake ABC transporter family permease subunit — protein sequence MHKKRILFLIAAIAAVLVVIFITFQMGYWQYTVPSRLKKVLAMTLTGGAIAFSSVVFQTLTNNRILTPSILGLDALYLFLQTAIIYLFGSTNLMIVNKNLNFFLCVGLMILFSVLLYTVMFKRKNKHIFLLLLVGIVFGTLFKSLSSFMEMLIDPNEYQVVQDKSFASFNHMNTDILLIASVLFVALCLYIWTFRSKLDVMSLGKEHAVNLGIDYDGITKKMLIVIAVLVSIATALVGPITFLGLLVVNVARELFRTYRHTYLLLGSFFISVTALVGGEFLVEKVFTFQTPLSVLIDLVGGLYFIYLLLKESRSWS from the coding sequence ATGCATAAGAAACGTATATTATTTCTCATTGCAGCCATTGCAGCCGTGCTGGTCGTGATCTTCATCACCTTTCAAATGGGATACTGGCAGTACACAGTCCCGAGCCGTTTAAAGAAAGTGCTTGCGATGACATTGACGGGAGGCGCTATTGCCTTTTCATCTGTTGTGTTTCAAACGTTGACCAACAATCGAATCTTAACGCCAAGCATTTTAGGCTTAGACGCACTTTACTTGTTTTTACAAACAGCGATTATTTATCTTTTTGGATCGACCAATTTGATGATCGTCAATAAAAACCTGAATTTTTTCCTTTGCGTTGGGCTGATGATTCTTTTTTCCGTGCTGCTCTATACGGTGATGTTCAAACGTAAAAACAAGCACATTTTCTTACTTCTACTTGTTGGTATTGTATTTGGTACATTGTTCAAAAGTCTTTCTTCCTTTATGGAAATGCTCATTGATCCGAATGAATACCAGGTCGTACAGGATAAATCCTTTGCAAGCTTTAACCACATGAATACGGATATCCTACTCATTGCCTCTGTTTTATTTGTAGCGTTATGTCTTTATATTTGGACATTCCGCTCCAAATTAGATGTGATGTCCCTAGGAAAGGAACATGCTGTGAATCTAGGGATTGACTATGACGGCATCACAAAAAAGATGCTGATCGTGATTGCCGTCCTTGTGTCTATCGCAACGGCTCTTGTCGGACCTATTACGTTTCTTGGCTTACTCGTCGTGAATGTGGCAAGAGAGCTATTTCGTACATACCGGCATACGTACTTGCTATTAGGCTCTTTTTTCATCAGTGTCACTGCCCTTGTAGGCGGGGAGTTTCTTGTAGAAAAGGTATTTACTTTTCAAACGCCGCTGAGTGTCTTGATTGATTTAGTCGGCGGATTGTATTTTATTTACTTACTTTTAAAGGAGAGTCGTTCATGGTCGTGA